Proteins encoded by one window of Limnothrix sp. FACHB-406:
- a CDS encoding glutathione S-transferase family protein has product MAIKLYGGARSRASIVQWYLEELGLDYEFILLDMQAGEHRQPPLTEINPFGKVPAIEDDDFKLWESGAILLYLDAKYGPEKSTEQRAVDQQWTLFANSTVATGIFVEANRDREAPRLLGGINELLSQSSYITGETFGVADVALGSILAYIPMMLKMDLSPYPALGAYLKRLSERPAFHKAIGSRA; this is encoded by the coding sequence ATGGCTATTAAGCTTTATGGCGGTGCGCGCAGCCGGGCCTCGATCGTGCAGTGGTACCTCGAAGAGTTGGGCCTAGACTACGAGTTCATTTTGCTGGACATGCAGGCCGGCGAACACCGCCAACCACCGCTGACGGAGATTAACCCCTTTGGCAAAGTGCCAGCCATTGAAGATGACGACTTCAAATTGTGGGAATCCGGTGCGATTTTGCTCTACTTGGATGCGAAGTACGGCCCCGAAAAATCCACGGAGCAGCGAGCAGTGGATCAACAATGGACGCTGTTTGCCAATTCCACCGTTGCCACCGGAATTTTTGTGGAAGCCAACCGCGATCGGGAAGCTCCGCGCTTGCTGGGCGGCATCAACGAGCTGTTGAGCCAGTCGTCCTATATCACGGGTGAAACTTTCGGGGTGGCCGATGTGGCCCTGGGGTCAATTTTGGCCTACATCCCCATGATGCTGAAGATGGATCTGTCGCCCTATCCAGCGCTGGGCGCTTACCTGAAACGACTGAGTGAGCGGCCGGCCTTCCACAAGGCGATCGGCTCGCGAGCTTAG
- a CDS encoding VWA domain-containing protein has protein sequence MPQVTSFVFHTLNPDGSVYGRGCFAYEGPPDGVDIQYNFGTSAGGTANKMLSFWYSDPVTGTLDISALINFNWTNGWQGAHYRFDFNLWNHPYNSHGMTAGQAQPNRLGPISGHRGNGDVSTQKRLQWPTLAPATMTGQGGSATPVPAPAPVSTPSPTEVLTIPKVDLVVVIDSSVSMKDEATALSEAVGAAIEAAKTSCPSDLRVTYLGIEGVFKGTRFDRTVRNYLTETAKVSESALKGRKVGTVAGGGAQEDGARAIEDVSLNFDWRSAASRAVFFLGDESLEGGNENAKQDQADIEAANRAIATAKQTKVKVHTYLGTSGVKASVKKEIEGEYARVAKETGGQGFTSQDALSGFTGLLQKVICGSKTVIPTPAPTPTPTPAPAAQPFCCCQAFVEGK, from the coding sequence ATGCCTCAGGTCACGAGTTTTGTTTTTCACACCTTGAATCCGGATGGTTCGGTTTATGGCCGGGGCTGTTTTGCCTATGAAGGGCCGCCGGACGGGGTTGATATTCAATACAACTTCGGCACGTCGGCCGGCGGAACGGCGAATAAGATGCTGTCGTTTTGGTATAGCGACCCGGTGACGGGCACGCTGGATATCAGCGCACTGATTAATTTCAACTGGACGAATGGTTGGCAGGGGGCCCACTATCGGTTTGATTTCAACCTCTGGAACCATCCCTACAACAGCCACGGCATGACCGCTGGCCAAGCCCAACCGAACCGCCTGGGCCCCATTTCCGGTCACCGGGGCAATGGGGATGTTTCAACCCAAAAGCGGCTGCAATGGCCCACCTTGGCTCCGGCCACCATGACCGGCCAGGGCGGCTCCGCCACGCCGGTTCCCGCACCGGCCCCCGTGTCAACGCCCTCGCCCACGGAGGTCTTGACAATTCCCAAGGTGGATCTGGTGGTGGTGATCGATTCCAGCGTGTCGATGAAGGATGAGGCGACGGCCCTGAGTGAGGCGGTAGGCGCGGCGATCGAGGCGGCCAAAACCAGTTGCCCTTCTGATTTGCGGGTGACCTATTTGGGAATTGAGGGGGTGTTTAAGGGAACGCGGTTCGATCGCACCGTGCGCAATTACCTGACGGAAACGGCCAAGGTGTCGGAATCGGCGCTGAAGGGCCGCAAGGTGGGCACGGTGGCCGGCGGCGGGGCCCAAGAGGACGGCGCAAGGGCGATCGAAGATGTGTCCCTGAATTTTGACTGGCGATCGGCCGCATCGCGGGCCGTCTTCTTCCTGGGCGATGAGTCCTTGGAAGGGGGCAACGAGAACGCCAAGCAGGATCAGGCAGACATCGAAGCCGCCAACCGGGCGATCGCCACGGCCAAGCAAACCAAGGTGAAAGTCCACACCTATTTGGGGACTTCCGGTGTGAAGGCCAGTGTGAAAAAAGAAATCGAGGGTGAATATGCCCGTGTGGCTAAGGAAACCGGCGGGCAGGGTTTCACTTCGCAAGATGCCCTGAGCGGTTTCACGGGGCTGCTGCAAAAGGTAATCTGCGGCAGCAAGACGGTGATTCCCACCCCTGCGCCAACCCCTACGCCAACGCCTGCGCCGGCCGCGCAACCCTTCTGTTGCTGCCAGGCGTTTGTGGAAGGCAAGTAG